In Hoeflea ulvae, one genomic interval encodes:
- a CDS encoding P-II family nitrogen regulator: MGNQMKIVMAIIKPFKLDEVREALTAIGIQGLTVSEVKGYGRQKGHTEIYRGTEYAVSFLPKLKIEIAVASDAVDKAVEAIALAAKTGQIGDGKIFVYSIDQAMRIRTGETDADAL; this comes from the coding sequence ATGGGAAACCAGATGAAAATTGTGATGGCCATCATCAAGCCGTTCAAGCTGGACGAGGTGCGCGAAGCACTGACAGCGATCGGCATTCAGGGCCTGACCGTCAGCGAAGTCAAAGGCTACGGCAGACAGAAGGGACATACGGAAATCTATCGCGGCACCGAATATGCCGTGAGCTTTCTTCCCAAGTTGAAGATCGAGATCGCGGTCGCATCGGACGCGGTCGACAAGGCGGTCGAGGCAATCGCGCTCGCTGCCAAGACCGGCCAGATCGGCGACGGCAAGATCTTCGTTTACTCGATTGACCAGGCCATGCGCATCCGCACCGGCGAAACCGACGCCGACGCGTTGTAA
- a CDS encoding ammonium transporter: MTLQMSHKSPLRLGLMAAGALAAFAVPAFAQEATEAAAAPEFATAAETAFIFNTLLFLIGGFLVMWMAAGFAMLEAGLVRSKNVSMQCLKNIALYSIAGLMFWVIGYSLMYTNVNGGYFGTPMPYSWPDAGAANEGDYSVASDWFFQMVFCATTASIVSGTLAERIKLWPFLIFTAILTGVLYPITGSWQWGAGWLSEAGFSDFAGSTLVHSVGGWAALAGAIILGARRGKYGADGKVTPMPGSSMALATLGTFILWLGWFGFNGASQLALGSNGDASDISRIFANTNLAACGGVVAAMILTQIMYKKVDVTMALNGALAGLVSITAEPLMPSPLTAIVIGAIGGVIVVFAVPMLDKFKIDDVVGAIPVHLLAGIWGTFIVPFSNPDMSYGTQILGIVSIGVFTFVLSGVIWFILKSTVGIRATEEQEMMGMDMAEVGVEAYPEFTKV; encoded by the coding sequence ATGACACTTCAGATGTCACACAAATCCCCGCTTCGGCTTGGCCTGATGGCTGCGGGCGCATTGGCGGCTTTCGCCGTTCCGGCGTTTGCCCAGGAAGCAACAGAAGCTGCTGCGGCACCCGAATTCGCCACGGCTGCGGAAACAGCCTTCATCTTCAACACGCTGCTGTTCCTCATCGGCGGTTTCCTGGTGATGTGGATGGCCGCCGGCTTTGCCATGCTGGAAGCCGGCCTGGTTCGGTCCAAGAACGTCTCGATGCAGTGCCTGAAAAACATCGCGCTCTATTCTATCGCCGGCCTGATGTTCTGGGTCATCGGCTATTCGCTGATGTACACCAACGTCAATGGCGGCTATTTCGGCACGCCGATGCCCTATAGCTGGCCTGATGCCGGTGCGGCCAATGAAGGCGACTATTCGGTTGCGTCCGACTGGTTCTTCCAGATGGTGTTCTGCGCCACCACCGCTTCGATCGTTTCGGGCACCTTGGCCGAACGCATCAAGCTGTGGCCCTTCCTGATCTTCACCGCGATCCTGACCGGTGTGCTCTACCCGATCACCGGTTCCTGGCAGTGGGGCGCAGGCTGGCTTTCCGAAGCAGGCTTCTCCGACTTTGCCGGCTCGACGCTGGTTCACTCGGTCGGCGGCTGGGCTGCTCTGGCCGGCGCCATCATCCTCGGCGCACGCCGCGGCAAATATGGTGCGGACGGCAAGGTCACGCCGATGCCGGGTTCCTCGATGGCTCTGGCCACGCTGGGCACGTTCATCCTGTGGCTCGGCTGGTTCGGCTTCAACGGCGCATCGCAGCTGGCACTGGGTTCCAACGGTGATGCATCCGACATCTCCCGCATCTTCGCCAACACCAATCTTGCTGCCTGCGGCGGCGTGGTTGCCGCGATGATCCTGACCCAGATCATGTACAAGAAGGTCGATGTCACCATGGCACTCAACGGCGCGCTTGCCGGCCTGGTCTCGATCACCGCTGAACCGCTGATGCCTTCGCCGCTGACAGCCATCGTCATCGGCGCCATCGGCGGCGTGATCGTGGTGTTTGCCGTGCCGATGCTCGACAAGTTCAAGATCGACGACGTTGTCGGCGCGATCCCGGTTCACCTTCTGGCCGGTATCTGGGGCACCTTCATCGTACCGTTCTCCAATCCGGACATGTCCTACGGCACCCAGATCCTCGGCATCGTGTCGATCGGCGTCTTCACCTTCGTGCTGTCCGGCGTGATCTGGTTCATCCTCAAGTCGACTGTCGGCATCCGTGCCACGGAAGAACAGGAAATGATGGGCATGGACATGGCGGAAGTCGGTGTCGAAGCCTATCCGGAATTCACCAAGGTCTGA